One genomic segment of Podarcis raffonei isolate rPodRaf1 chromosome 7, rPodRaf1.pri, whole genome shotgun sequence includes these proteins:
- the LOC128416836 gene encoding cation channel sperm-associated protein 2-like yields MEDQPPSSHASKETNEVPFELHPRADAIRSKLIYTFYLIDYLRGLGSAIPRHNIRDFLDHRKLKKLMLTDHHQLVRFNVVPKRNVMITREIRCRNRIRVRCSRWPPVAMWAYSVLNSQIFKVFMIFLICLNMVVLMILVEIRDKLEDHFVKMKIAMEVIIWVIVLIFLVEIGLNWAVSFQDYFKNSWNVFDCTVTIISFIPELILLVEKKHSKAVTYFLQVCRVLRCLKLFPRLRQIRILIMALFKAMKAMSFILVLLVFFFYIFAVSGIFFFDGYTRSNLDDLEYNKYFQDMPNSLVTIFILFTMDHWYALLQDTWKVPEINKAISGLFICLWLLIGAFIFRNLMVATMVTNFQTIRNELSEEMKQIETQQKADKFKLELLEKKYSSPQGQDKMSMGPSTIYSIPEVEAGPLDWETYVHKNLPGLYEADNDEQVIWPRDALFRYFELLEKLQYNLDERKQLQNYAVLALSNLEDK; encoded by the coding sequence ATGGAGGACCAGCCACCCTCATCACATGCTTCCAAAGAGACAAATGAAGTACCCTTTGAACTGCATCCCCGAGCAGATGCCATCCGCTCCAAGCTGATCTACACATTCTATCTGATTGACTATCTACGGGGGCTAGGCAGTGCTATTCCACGCCATAACATACGAGATTTCCTGGACCATCGGAAGCTAAAGAAGCTAATGCTCACAGACCATCACCAGCTGGTGCGTTTCAATGTTGTGCCCAAACGGAATGTCATGATCACGCGAGAAATACGCTGCCGTAACCGTATCCGCGTGCGCTGCAGCCGCTGGCCCCCTGTCGCCATGTGGGCTTATTCAGTCTTGAACAGCCAAATCTTCAAAGTCTTCATGATCTTCCTCATCTGCCTGAACATGGTGGTCCTCATGATCTTAGTAGAGATAAGGGATAAGTTGGAGGACCACTTTGTGAAAATGAAGATAGCAATGGAGGTGATCATCTGGGTCATTGTCCTCATCTTTTTGGTGGAAATTGGGCTGAACTGGGCTGTTAGCTTTCAGGATTATTTTAAGAACTCCTGGAATGTCTTTGACTGCACAGTCACCATCATATCCTTTATCCCTGAGTTGATACTCCTTGTTGAAAAGAAACACAGCAAGGCCGTCACATACTTCCTCCAGGTTTGCCGTGTGCTGCGATGCTTAAAGCTCTTCCCTAGACTCCGGCAAATCCGGATCCTCATTATGGCCCTCTTCAAAGCAATGAAAGCCATGAGCTTCATCCTGGTGCTCctcgtcttcttcttctatattttTGCCGTATCAGGCATTTTCTTCTTTGATGGCTACACTCGCTCAAACCTGGATGACCTAGAGTACAACAAGTATTTTCAAGACATGCCCAATTCACTGGTGACCATCTTCATTCTCTTCACCATGGACCATTGGTATGCTCTGCTGCAGGACACGTGGAAGGTCCCAGAGATAAACAAAGCAATCAGTGGCTTGTTCATCTGCTTGTGGCTCCTCATTGGGGCATTCATCTTCAGAAACCTCATGGTGGCCACCATGGTCACCAATTTCCAGACCATTCGGAATGAATTGAGTGAAGAAATGAAGCAGATTGAGACTCAGCAGAAAGCTGACAAATTTAAGCTGGAACTGCTGGAAAAGAAGTACAGCTCACCCCAGGGGCAGGACAAAATGAGCATGGGGCCATCCACAATATACAGCATACCAGAAGTCGAGGCTGGGCCTCTGGATTGGGAAACATATGTCCACAAGAACCTGCCAGGGCTATACGAGGCTGATAATGACGAGCAGGTCATTTGGCCCCGTGACGCCCTCTTCCGCTACTTTGAGCTGCTGGAGAAGCTGCAGTATAACCTGGATGAGCGCAAACAATTGCAGAATTATGCCGTCTTGGCTCTGTCCAACCTGGAGGACAAGTAG